The following DNA comes from Candidatus Nitrosotalea okcheonensis.
TTAGTGGAACAGTAATGTATGTGATGTCGTTTGTTATGGTTACATGGCTTCCTTTCTCTACCTTATTGTCCTAAAACCAAACTTATTGCATAAAATCTTGACAAGCTCTTTTCCATCTATGGGAGAAAGTTTTTTCAAACCGTAATAGCTTCTGTAGCTTTTTCTCTTAATACTGATAAATGAAGCCTGACAGCTTTCAGATAGTTCTTTTTGGCATCTTGCAAGTTTTTACCCGTACTGTAAACACCCAGTGCAGAACATGCAATAGAGTACGTTCCATCATCTTCTTTGATTATTTTAGCTTTAACATCCTTTACTTTCACAGACATGTATAGTCAAATACTGTTTTTAATTATTTGTGCCCAAGGCTCAACTAATTGGGCAATTCCCCCAGTAAGTCTTGCAGAGCAAACCTTTAGTGGGTTTTGAACTAAAATTACAATGCACATCAAAGGTATGGATAAAATATTTTTAAAAAAATAAGTGGTAAATCAAAGTTGATTTGCAGTTCTTTTTGAAATCTTACCCAAATCTATGGTTGTGATTATTACCGTTGCAACTATTATGATAAATACGATCTCTGGGTAGACCTTTGCATGAGGAACTGCAAAGGTTAACGCAAATGTGGCAAGGACTGCTGCTGCTAAACCTCTTGGTATCATTGTTCTCACTACTTTTTTATCAAATTCAGAAAACTTTGAAGTAAGACAAACTTTTGTGATTCCCCTCCTTGATATGTAAATTACTATTGCCATAACAATTCCCACTACGAGATATCTTAACTCTCCAAATTCTGCAATTAACCCAACAAATACAAAAAAGAACGATCTTACAAGAAATGTCACTTCATCATGGAATGTATCATCCATGGAAATTTCAGGCATTTTAAACTTGAGATATCTTGATAGTGTTTTCCTATTGCCAAGTACCAAGCCAAAGACCAGAGCAGTAAGCGCACCTGACTCTCCTAATGATTTAGCAAAGAAAAAGAGTACAAACAAGATTGCAAGTGTAAGCATGTATGCATGTTTGACATTTGAAATCTTGGAGAAAACATAAAGCCATGGAATTCCAATTCCAAGTCCGAGCCCAAAGCCTACTGCTAACTCTCTTCCAAAATCTAATCCCAGTATTCCATAGCTAAATTGTCCAGATGTAATCACATTGAACAATAAGAAAGCACCAATTGTGGCCATGACATCGGTCAGAGCAGATTCCAAAATTAGAATTGACTTTGTTTCTTCAGATATTGGTAATCTCTTTGCTATCGCAAAGACCACTATGGGACTAATTCCGCCAAGGATTGAACCAAGAAGTATTGCGTTGATCCATTCCCAGCCCAAGACAAATACAGCAAGAGCGGATACTATGGCTATTGTAGCTGTAAAGCTTAGTATTGCAAGCAAAAGAGAATAATGTGCTGTTCTAATCACTGTCTTTATGTCAAGGCTCAAGCCTCCATCAAACATAATTATGATAAGAGCCAGTGATGCAAAATATGGTATAATCTTGAAAGCTGCAGAGGCATCAATTACACCAAAGATTGGTCCCAAAACAAAGCCTACTACTATAAGAAAAAGTATCTCTGGAATGCCGGTCTTCCTAAAGAAGGCTTCTCCTGCCACACCCACAAAAACTATGACTGCAATTGCCAAAAGGATAACTTGTGGGGATGTAAGATTAGTGTTTTGAAATATCATCAGAGCTAGGTTGTGATTGAGTTTGGAAATCTCTGTTTTTATAATATTAGAATGTAGGACATTGTTTATTGGTCCTGAAACATCTGCTGTTCCTACCAGTGATTTTGCATATTCTATCAA
Coding sequences within:
- a CDS encoding cation:proton antiporter, giving the protein MAFQNLIEYAKSLVGTADVSGPINNVLHSNIIKTEISKLNHNLALMIFQNTNLTSPQVILLAIAVIVFVGVAGEAFFRKTGIPEILFLIVVGFVLGPIFGVIDASAAFKIIPYFASLALIIIMFDGGLSLDIKTVIRTAHYSLLLAILSFTATIAIVSALAVFVLGWEWINAILLGSILGGISPIVVFAIAKRLPISEETKSILILESALTDVMATIGAFLLFNVITSGQFSYGILGLDFGRELAVGFGLGLGIGIPWLYVFSKISNVKHAYMLTLAILFVLFFFAKSLGESGALTALVFGLVLGNRKTLSRYLKFKMPEISMDDTFHDEVTFLVRSFFFVFVGLIAEFGELRYLVVGIVMAIVIYISRRGITKVCLTSKFSEFDKKVVRTMIPRGLAAAVLATFALTFAVPHAKVYPEIVFIIIVATVIITTIDLGKISKRTANQL
- a CDS encoding type II toxin-antitoxin system HicB family antitoxin, whose protein sequence is MKVKDVKAKIIKEDDGTYSIACSALGVYSTGKNLQDAKKNYLKAVRLHLSVLREKATEAITV